The genomic window GCTAGTCGACCTGACCGAATCGACGGGATGGTGGTGGGCGTTCGACGACGTCTGCGTTATGTCCGAACGACCAACCCAGCTGTACTCCGAACCCATTCCCGATCGAGTACACGGTGAACGACGGCTGCACCATCATGACGAACCGGCGATCCAATTCGCCGATGGCAGTGCGGTATACGTCCTTAACGGCACAATTGTGCCGGATTGGGTGGTGCTCGACCCGAGTATCGAACGCATTACTGTCGAACGCAACGTCGAGATCCGTCGCTCCGCAATCGAACGCATCGGGTGGGACAACTACATCGACGCTGCAGGACTCGCCCTGGTCGACAACGCCGACGACCCAGGCAACGACGGCTGCACCCTGCAGCTGTTCGCCACACCCGCCGGCTGGGGTGGCGAAGGTCGAGTTCTTCTCGCTGTCAACGGGTCTCGCGAACGCGACGGCCGGCGCAGACGCTATGGCCTGTACGTTCCAGGTGAATTCTCCTCGGCCCTCGACGCCGCAGGCCGGACCTACGGCCTCAGCGGAGAGAACTACGCCCAATTGCTCCGCCGTACCTGAACCTACTCTCACACAAGGTGACTCAGATGAACCAGAACATGACCCTGTCCGCATTGACAACAATGACCGGCCTCGATGTTTTCGACTATCTCGACAAGGAGATCTCGGTGCCGATCATCGACGGCATGCAAGCCCAAGGCGACCTCATCGTCGTTCCGTATGCGCTGCTCGAAGGCGTCGTTTCCACCGGAGTGTGGACGCGGATAGACGACGTGCCCCTGTCCGGAATCGAGTTGCTTCGCAGCGCAGCGGGCGGGAATCCGCACAGCCTCGTAGCCGACGGCGGTCGATGCACGTGGTCGACACCGGTGAGCGATTCGCGGCGTCTGGCGCTCGGAATTCTCGACAACACGGTGACCGCTTACCTGATCCACCCCGAACACGGAGCCACCGGAATCGCCCCGGGTCGCTACGTTATCGGCAGGCAACGTGAGCGTGGCCGCGGTAGGTACTTCGAGTCGACGCAGTTGGTCGCCGACTGAGTGGGACGCTGACCCGCGGGCGACAAGCACTGTTGCTGGGCGTGGTGACGGCCAGGTCGTTGAAAGCGACCTGGCCGTCACCACAGTTGGATCGGTTAGCCAGCGCACCGGATAATAAGTATCGAATTTGTTCCGGCGAGCACGGTTAGGCGGGGAAATCCGCGCTACGAGTTAACGTTTCGTTCGACCGGATATCGCAAAGGTTGTGTTCCAGCGCGTCGATCACGGCGTCGTACCCGCTGTTGCCCAGGATCAGCCGGCGCGGCGGCGGGTCCTGCGCCATCGCTGCGATCACCGCACGGGCACCGCGATGCGGATCGCCCGGCTGCACCCCGTTCATGTCGACAAAAGCGGCACGGACCTGTTCCAACATGTCGTGGTACTCCGGAATCGCCTCCGCGACGGGCTCGTCGGCGAATCCGGCGTAAGCGTTGGTGCGGAAAGCCCCTGGTTCGACCGCCAAGACGGAGACGCCTTGCCCGGCGACCTCCTGCCGCAGCGCGTCGGTGACGGCCTCGATCGCGTATTTCGTGGCGCTGTAGTAGCCGAATCCGACCGCCGCCAGAAGCCCAGCCACTGAGGACACATTCACGATCCACCCGCTTCCGCGGGTGCGCATACCTGGCAGCACTGCGCGCGTGACAGACAGTACGGCAAAGAAATTCAACTCGAACATCGCCCGTATCGAGGCTTCGCTCATTCCCTCGATTGATCCGTACCAGCCGCGGCCGGCGTTGTTGACCAGCACGTCGATACCACCGAAACGCTCTTCGGCTGTTCGCACCGCCTGCAGTACCTGTGCTGCGTCGGTGACATCCATCGGCACGACGAGAACACGGTCACCGTACTGATCGGCCCACGACGCCAGTTCCCCTGGACGCCGGGCAGTGAGTACTACGCGGTCCCCCGCATCCAGCGCCACCTCGGCGTACGCGATGCCGAAGCCTCCGGGTGTGCCACCGGTGATGAACCATCGCTTGCTCATGGCTCGATCACCAGCCGATTGATCAGCGCGCCGTCCAGAGTGAAGCGGTAGTGCAGGTCGACGACTCCCCCGGGGAAATTGCCTTCCAGGTGCTGCGTGACGTCGACGGTCGTGCCGGTCGTGATCGCTCCGGTGAACTCGGTTGTGTAGGTGTACTCACTCTCGCTGACCGAGTCGGTCAGCCAGGCCGCGATCTCACCACGGCCCGAGTGGTCGTGGCCCTCATCGGTCACGACGGCATCTGTGGTGAACACGGCGAGCGCTGGAGCGCCTTCTCGGGCGTCGAGTGCAGTCATGAACTTCTTTACGTTGTCCGGGAGTCCATCCCATTCTGTGGTCATGACACCACGGTGATGCTTTCCCTAAGGGGAATGTCAACACCGGATCGGAACATTGATGTCCCTGCCCGACACTCGGTCCCGCTACGGTTGACCTTGTCCTAGGGGGAAAGCTCACAATGGGCTTTCCGCAAACTGCGCGGACGGCGCAACGCACAGGAGGACGCCATGGGCGCACAGGTCTCGATCGGTGACT from Rhodococcus sp. P1Y includes these protein-coding regions:
- a CDS encoding SDR family NAD(P)-dependent oxidoreductase — encoded protein: MSKRWFITGGTPGGFGIAYAEVALDAGDRVVLTARRPGELASWADQYGDRVLVVPMDVTDAAQVLQAVRTAEERFGGIDVLVNNAGRGWYGSIEGMSEASIRAMFELNFFAVLSVTRAVLPGMRTRGSGWIVNVSSVAGLLAAVGFGYYSATKYAIEAVTDALRQEVAGQGVSVLAVEPGAFRTNAYAGFADEPVAEAIPEYHDMLEQVRAAFVDMNGVQPGDPHRGARAVIAAMAQDPPPRRLILGNSGYDAVIDALEHNLCDIRSNETLTRSADFPA
- a CDS encoding nuclear transport factor 2 family protein; translation: MTTEWDGLPDNVKKFMTALDAREGAPALAVFTTDAVVTDEGHDHSGRGEIAAWLTDSVSESEYTYTTEFTGAITTGTTVDVTQHLEGNFPGGVVDLHYRFTLDGALINRLVIEP